GGCGGAACACCTCCCGCCTGCCGTCGTGGTGGATGAGCACCACGAGGCGGTCGTCGCCGTCGAGTTCGTACTCGAACTTCCGGCCGACGCCGGGGACGTCGGTTTCGTACACCGTCATGCCATCACAGACGGCGAACGGCGCCTTAAGCGTGGGGCGGCGGAACCGCCACCCGTCCGGGGGTTCGTAGACGACGCTCGTTCGCGCAAACGTTTTCGTTTGCGATTACGGAAACGCAGACGGTCGTTTACGATTGCGAAAACGTAGACGGCGTCCGAGAACGTCGTCACTACTCTGAGACGCCATCTCCGTTCGAAAACGTAAGCGTAGGCGCTCGGCCGCCGCGACGCGGCGGCCGACCAACCACCGAGCGTAGATAGGGACGAACGGACGGTCAGAGTGGCGTATTCGTGGTGAGAGCATTTATAAGCGCCACGACGTGCGGGAGCGTCGGCCGCAGACGGGCCGGCGCGCATCGTCTCGGCGGTGCGCGCCGGCCCAACGGTTTAGGCGCCCGGCGTCGTACGTCTCGACGAATTGCCAACTCTCGAAGACTCCCTCGAAATCGGCGGCCTCGAACTACCCAACCGGCTCTACCGCGCGCCGCTCCTGGAGTGCGCGGGGGAGGGACCTGATGCGGTCGACGCGCTGGTCGACGAACTCGAACCCGCCGCCGCGGCCGGGGCCGGACTCGTCTTCCAGGGGGCGGCGCCGGTCCGCGAGGAGGGCGGCCGGGTCGCGCCCTCGATGACCGCGCTGGCCGACCCCGAGTTCACCCCCCGGCTCTCGGGACTCACCGACGCGATTCACGCCCACGGCGGCACCGTCTTCGTCCAACTCGACCACGGCGGCCTCCGGACGCTGGAGACGTGGCACGCCGAGTACCGCCGGGCCAACCCGGACCTAACCCAACTCGCCGTCTCCGACCCGCCGTGGCCGCTCGCCGCGCTCGACCGCCTGGGCTTTCTGAAGTACGACGCTCGCGTCCTCTCGACCGACGAGGTGTACGAACTCGCCGCGGACTTCGGCCGGTGCGCCGCCCGCGCCGCCGACGCCGGCTACGACGGAATTCACCTCGCGGGGGCGAACATGGGCATCCTCCAGCAGTTCCTCTCGCCGTTCTACAACCGCCGGGACGACGAGTTCGCCGACGGCGTCCGGTTCTTCGAGGCGGTCCACGACGAGATTCGGGCGCGGGCCGGCGACCTCCCGCTCGTCGCAAAGGTGCCCGCCGAAACCGAGGCCCCGCCGTTCGTCCGTCGCCGCTTCGGGGCCGACGACGCGGTGGCGACCTGCGAGCGCCTCGCCGCCGTCGGGTACGACGCCGTCGTCCCGGTCCGGGTGTCGACCTTCTGGGACATGAGCATCGTCCGCGGGGAGTTCCCCGGGGCGGCCTGGCGCGACGACCGCTTCCGCGAGGGGTACGCCGCCGCGTTCGGAAGTCGGTGGCGCGCGGCGCTGGTCGCGGCGCTGAACCGAATCGAGGCCGTCGAGTACGACTTCGAACCCGGGTGGAACGCCGACCTCGCGCGCCGGGTCCGCGAGCGCGTCGAGATTCCGGTCCTGCTGGAGGGCGGAATCCGGGACCGCGAGCAGATAGACGCGTTGCTCGGCGACGCCTGCGACGCGGTGGGGATGGGCCGGCCCTTCTACGCCGAACCGAGACTTCCGGCGCGCCTCCTCCGAAGCGAGGAAGACACCCGCAGGGACGAGGACGGTGCGAGCGTCGTCTGCGAGAACTGCAACAACTGCACAGTCCCGCAGGTCACCGGCGCACGCGGAGTCTGCCGGACCCCCGAGGTGCTGGCCGAGAAGGGACGACTGGCGCGAGAGGGCGCGTACGACCGGGAGTGAACGCGAGGCCCCCGACGAACGAGAACGAGCGAGAGGACTTTTGCCTCGGGCGGCCTACCGTCGCCATGGCCCGCGAAGTCACCCACACCGCGACCGGCCCGCTAAGGCTGGACGAGGAGGACCTGGACGACGAGAAGGGCGACGTCGCCGTCTGCCTCTGCGGCCTCGCCGACAGCTACCCCTTCTGCGACGGGTCCCACCGCGCCGCAGAGGACGAGAAGGAGGGCGTCCGCTACAAGTACGACAGCGACAGCGCCGACGGCGAACGCCGGGAGATAGCGGAGTTCATCTTCGCCGAGGAGTCGGAGTGAGGACCGGCGGTCGGGGAGAGAGGACGTTCCCGATTCGTCACTCCATCGCGTCGTCGTAGGCCCGCCGCGCGCGCTCGGCCCCTGCCGCGAGGTAGCCGGCGTCGACGCCGACGATCTGGAAGTCGTAGCCCCAGTCGGCCCAGCGTTCGATTTCGTCGGCGTCGGTCGCCAGCGTCCCGACCGGCGTGTCGGCCGCTCCTGTCGCGGCGAGCACGTCGTCGACCGCCTCGACGAAGGGGTCGGCGTCGAACTCGCCGAAGACGCCGAGCGACCCCGAGAGGTCGGCGGGCCCGACCAACAGCGCGTCGACGCCCTCGACCGCCGCGACGTCGGCGGCGTTTTCGACCGCCGTCTCGCTCTCGACCTGAACGACGGTCACGAGGTCCTCGCCCGCACGCTCGACCGCTCGGTCGAGCGTGCGGCCGTAGCC
This genomic window from Halorussus vallis contains:
- a CDS encoding tRNA-dihydrouridine synthase gives rise to the protein MPTLEDSLEIGGLELPNRLYRAPLLECAGEGPDAVDALVDELEPAAAAGAGLVFQGAAPVREEGGRVAPSMTALADPEFTPRLSGLTDAIHAHGGTVFVQLDHGGLRTLETWHAEYRRANPDLTQLAVSDPPWPLAALDRLGFLKYDARVLSTDEVYELAADFGRCAARAADAGYDGIHLAGANMGILQQFLSPFYNRRDDEFADGVRFFEAVHDEIRARAGDLPLVAKVPAETEAPPFVRRRFGADDAVATCERLAAVGYDAVVPVRVSTFWDMSIVRGEFPGAAWRDDRFREGYAAAFGSRWRAALVAALNRIEAVEYDFEPGWNADLARRVRERVEIPVLLEGGIRDREQIDALLGDACDAVGMGRPFYAEPRLPARLLRSEEDTRRDEDGASVVCENCNNCTVPQVTGARGVCRTPEVLAEKGRLAREGAYDRE
- a CDS encoding CDGSH iron-sulfur domain-containing protein — translated: MAREVTHTATGPLRLDEEDLDDEKGDVAVCLCGLADSYPFCDGSHRAAEDEKEGVRYKYDSDSADGERREIAEFIFAEESE
- a CDS encoding HpcH/HpaI aldolase family protein — protein: MPTDSDFKRRLRAGEPVAGHWLSVGHPAVAECVAPGSDFVVADTEHAPTGLESLANVVRAVEAAEGETAALARVAWNDPVRIKRVLDTGVSGVLVPMVETAEQARAAVEAVRYPPEGVRGIAGSRANGYGRTLDRAVERAGEDLVTVVQVESETAVENAADVAAVEGVDALLVGPADLSGSLGVFGEFDADPFVEAVDDVLAATGAADTPVGTLATDADEIERWADWGYDFQIVGVDAGYLAAGAERARRAYDDAME